The following coding sequences lie in one Montipora foliosa isolate CH-2021 chromosome 11, ASM3666993v2, whole genome shotgun sequence genomic window:
- the LOC137975693 gene encoding neuropeptide FF receptor 2-like, producing MSKNCGTDKLNNLSSVDGSSNVAEVVGLTKEEKAILIATYSIVLLVALIGNVLIILVFSRYKPLRKSINYFVVNMAVSDLFTPLTIMPFIIAQTLSSDRFLSGLPPKVANIICKLCYFLPDVSVLVSIQSLMLISVDRLIAVVFPLKIKLISWKVRLVCILVSWIVAIAAHAHYLHILHVSSYGYCCSRANWTTETNNKYTTAMFIVFYLVPVCLLTIIYSTIAWTLKRRQNERRKMSEFKRSRDPASNRQIVRLSTAILAAFIVCIGPLFVCSFIIIFKFHGELPPEIGAKIPQVIVFIIRKMLLHSWGALNPCICFAFSENYRTGFKHLVFGRRRAGRMNVTLVSRKTKRSSSSLITSA from the coding sequence ATGTCTAAAAACTGCGGTACTGACAAACTGAATAATTTATCTTCCGTGGATGGATCTTCCAATGTCGCAGAAGTCGTCGGACTGACCAAGGAAGAGAAGGCCATTTTAATAGCAACCTATTCCATCGTACTCCTTGTCGCGTTGATTGGAAACGTTCTAATCATCCTGGTGTTTTCCAGGTACAAGCCACTTCGAAAATCAATCAATTATTTCGTGGTCAATATGGCCGTCTCCGATCTCTTCACTCCGTTGACTATCATGCCCTTTATAATTGCACAGACACTATCTTCAGATCGCTTTCTTTCCGGGCTTCCGCCGAAAGTTGCAAATATCATTTGCAAACTTTGCTATTTTCTTCCTGATGTTTCTGTGCTGGTCTCCATCCAGAGCCTTATGCTGATTTCAGTGGACAGGCTGATTGCTGTTGTCTTCCCTTTGAAGATAAAACTCATCTCGTGGAAAGTGCGTTTAGTCTGCATCCTGGTTTCGTGGATTGTGGCCATCGCTGCTCATGCTCATTATCTTCACATACTCCATGTTTCCTCCTATGGTTATTGCTGTTCCAGAGCCAACTGGACTACGGAAACCAACAATAAATATACGACAGCCATGTTCATCGTATTCTACCTGGTACCAGTGTGTTTGTTGACTATCATATACAGCACCATAGCTTGGACtctaaaacgaagacaaaaTGAAAGGAGAAAGATGTCCGAATTTAAGAGATCTCGAGACCCTGCAAGCAACAGACAGATAGTCAGATTGTCAACAGCCATATTAGCTGCTTTTATTGTCTGTATTGGCCCATTGTTTGTTTGCTCGTTTATCATCATATTTAAGTTTCATGGGGAGCTTCCCCCTGAAATCGGTGCTAAAATTCCCCAAGTCATTGTATTCATCATAAGAAAGATGTTGCTTCATTCGTGGGGAGCCCTAAATCCCTGCATCTGCTTTGCTTTTAGTGAAAACTACCgaacaggtttcaaacatttaGTCTTTGGCCGACGTCGAGCTGGCAGAATGAACGTGACATTGGTTAGCcgaaaaacaaaaaggagtTCAAGCTCTCTGATCACGTCAGCATGA